From the Rhodoferax sp. WC2427 genome, one window contains:
- a CDS encoding RcnB family protein, translating into MKKTAFVAALTAASLAISGLAFAQGNGHGGDEFQRKNQQHEQAHNRPNNNRGPGPQRMPEPHRNGPDFAQERGAGPEHNFRRGGRLPSQYRNNQYVVDNWRDHHLSAPPRGYHWVQTGGDYVLIAITTGIIAQILLGNY; encoded by the coding sequence ATGAAAAAAACAGCATTCGTAGCCGCCCTCACCGCGGCCTCTTTGGCTATCAGCGGCCTGGCTTTTGCCCAAGGCAACGGCCATGGCGGAGACGAGTTTCAACGCAAAAACCAGCAGCACGAGCAGGCCCACAACCGGCCCAACAACAACCGTGGCCCCGGCCCACAGCGCATGCCCGAGCCGCACCGCAATGGCCCCGACTTTGCGCAAGAGCGCGGCGCTGGCCCCGAGCACAATTTCCGCCGCGGTGGCCGTCTGCCCAGCCAGTACCGCAACAACCAGTATGTCGTCGACAACTGGCGTGACCACCACCTGAGCGCGCCTCCCCGCGGCTACCACTGGGTGCAAACCGGCGGTGACTACGTGCTGATTGCCATCACCACCGGCATCATCGCGCAGATCCTGCTGGGCAATTACTGA
- the ilvC gene encoding ketol-acid reductoisomerase has product MKVYYDKDCDLSLIKGKTVAIIGYGSQGHAHAQNLNDSGVNVVVGLRKGGASWDKVGKAGLKVAEVAEAVKSADVVMILLPDEQIASVYAADVHPNIKQGAALVFAHGFNVHYGLVSPRADLDVWMVAPKAPGHTVRGTYAQGGGVPHLVAVYQDKSGKSLQMALSYSMANGGGKSGIIETNFREETETDLFGEQAVLCGGAVELIKAGFETLVEAGYAPEMAYFECLHELKLIVDMIYEGGIANMNYSISNNAEYGEYVTGPRIVTAETKQVMKQVLKDIQTGEYAKSFILENKAGAPTLISRRRLTSEHQIEVVGAQLRAMMPWIAKNKLVDQTRN; this is encoded by the coding sequence ATGAAAGTTTATTACGACAAAGACTGCGACCTCAGCCTGATCAAGGGCAAGACAGTCGCCATCATCGGCTACGGCAGCCAGGGCCATGCCCACGCGCAAAACCTGAACGACAGCGGCGTGAACGTCGTGGTCGGTCTGCGCAAGGGTGGCGCTTCGTGGGACAAGGTTGGCAAGGCCGGCCTGAAGGTTGCCGAAGTGGCAGAAGCCGTCAAGTCCGCTGACGTGGTCATGATCTTGTTGCCCGACGAGCAAATCGCCTCGGTCTACGCCGCTGACGTGCACCCCAACATCAAGCAAGGTGCGGCCCTGGTGTTCGCCCACGGTTTCAACGTGCACTACGGTCTGGTCAGCCCCCGCGCCGATCTGGACGTGTGGATGGTCGCTCCCAAAGCTCCTGGCCACACCGTGCGCGGTACCTACGCCCAAGGCGGCGGCGTGCCCCACCTGGTGGCGGTGTACCAGGACAAGTCCGGCAAGTCGCTGCAAATGGCGCTGTCGTACTCCATGGCCAACGGTGGCGGCAAGTCCGGCATCATTGAAACCAACTTCCGCGAAGAAACCGAAACCGACTTGTTCGGCGAACAAGCCGTCTTGTGCGGTGGTGCGGTCGAGCTGATCAAGGCCGGTTTCGAAACCCTGGTGGAAGCCGGTTACGCGCCTGAAATGGCCTATTTCGAATGCCTGCACGAGCTGAAGCTGATCGTCGACATGATCTATGAAGGCGGCATCGCCAACATGAACTACTCGATCTCCAACAACGCCGAATACGGCGAATACGTCACCGGCCCGCGCATCGTGACGGCAGAGACCAAGCAAGTCATGAAGCAAGTGCTGAAAGACATCCAGACCGGCGAATACGCCAAGAGCTTCATCCTGGAAAACAAGGCCGGCGCTCCTACGCTGATCAGCCGCCGCCGCCTGACCTCCGAGCACCAGATCGAAGTTGTCGGTGCCCAGCTGCGCGCCATGATGCCTTGGATCGCCAAGAACAAGCTGGTCGACCAGACCCGCAACTAA